A region of Ictidomys tridecemlineatus isolate mIctTri1 chromosome 4, mIctTri1.hap1, whole genome shotgun sequence DNA encodes the following proteins:
- the LOC101976283 gene encoding interferon alpha-5 — MALPLAFLLALVVFNCKATCCLGCDLPQIHNLGLETPDRNEEGTWTLLEKMRRIPTFSCLNYRKDFAFPQEQLEGEQVQKAQAVAVLHEMTQQVFNLLSTHEAFAAWNKTLLDTFLTGLHQQLDDLKACGTQQVGVEEAPLRAVRKYFHRITVYLKEKKYLPCAWEVVRAEIMKSFSSSANLYARLRSME, encoded by the coding sequence ATGGCCTTGCCCTTGGCTTTCCTGCTGGCCCTGGTGGTATTCAACTGCAAGGCCACCTGCTGTCTGGGCTGTGACCTGCCTCAGATTCACAACCTGGGTCTTGAAACTCCTGACAGGAATGAGGAGGGGACCTGGACCCTCCTGGAAAAAATGAGGAGAATTCCCACTTTCTCCTGCCTGAACTACAGAAAGGACTTTGCCTTCCCCCAGGAGCAGTTGGAGGGTGAGCAGGTGCAGAAGGCTCAAGCTGTTGCTGTCCTCCACGAGATGACCCAGCAGGTCTTCAACCTCCTCAGCACCCACGAAGCCTTTGCTGCTTGGAACAAGACCCTCCTGGACACCTTCCTCACTGGCCTCCATCAGCAGCTGGATGACCTGAAAGCCTGTGGGACCCAGCAGGTGGGGGTGGAAGAGGCTCCCCTGAGGGCTGTGAGGAAATACTTCCACAGGATCACTGTCTACCTGAAGGAGAAGAAATACCTGCCTTGTGCCTGGGAGGTGGTCAGAGCAGAAATCATGAAATCCTTCTCTTCATCAGCCAACTTGTATGCAAGACTAAGGAGCATGGAATGA